In Carassius gibelio isolate Cgi1373 ecotype wild population from Czech Republic chromosome A10, carGib1.2-hapl.c, whole genome shotgun sequence, the DNA window TAAATTAGCAAGGTAAAGTAACATTCTGGAAAATAAAATCTAGGAAAAATCAGCTGTGAGCCTTCATGCTTAGATTCTGATGTAACGGTACTTTACAGAAAAACCACTGTTTCTTGTCAGTCACTCCATCACTTCACAAACAGCctcatttatttaatatgattAATCTTAATACATCACAGGGTTGGAAAAGTCTGCGAAGTACATATTTACAGTTCTGCAAATTGTCACTAACAAATTTCAGTCAGACAAAAGGCAAATCATTCTGATCTTTCACTGTAAACAGTCTTTTCTGAGTGCTAATCCATCTACCTTACTGACTGTAAGTTTCACCATCATCATTACATTAATCACAAGCTGTAGCTAGACGGAAAAATTACTGTTTCTGGACACAGTTGCCTAATTCctctcatttttttttccattgaaatGTGGTATAAACGTAGGACGCTGATTTGTGGTATAGTCAATGCTTGGGCACCATGAAAGTCACTTTGCTGAAATTGCACTTGCCAAATCAGCCTAGTTTCGATGGGCTGTGTCTCAATCTGCTAATGAGGTAAGTACACTTCCCAAGGAGTCCGCCATTTCTAAACTTGTCCCATTGTCCAAATCTGTCTAAAACTGTAAAGTTGTTTCAACACCGCAGACTTAGTCATCACTGTCCCAATATCACCTCACAGGTGTTTCTGACATCTGTCAGATTTACCTTCACTTATCCTGCAGCTTTAGCGTCATTCAGATGCCAGAGGTTGAAGTTCGACCGACCCATGTTGAGGACAGTGATGCCAACACTTCTTGACATTTTCCGTTTAATGAAAACATCCGTCAAGGTTTACAGAGCTCCATCCcatcacacatgcacaaacagacAAACTTTCTTTCAGGTTTGGTTTCCCATAGTTGAGAGCGGTGGCGTACGCGGCTGTTCACACAAAGCAGGAGCTGCTGTCGTAATAACAGGCTGACATTTTGACCTGTCCATGCTCCGCTGGGGCCCATTTAGGGCCGGTGATGGATCTACCATGTGCCGCAGGTTGTTTGTGAGTTTGAAGGCCTGCTTTGCATTGTCCGTTACGCGAGCAGAAGGGAACAGGAGGCCTCTCCAATGGGACGGCCGAGGAGGAACACAGCACTGGCTTTAGACCACACCCTCCAGTCATCTGAAATAGACACGTGTCTGAGGGAATCGCGCCTTGACCTGATATCCATGCTGTTTTCTTGATTCTGTAGTGCTAAATATTTCTCAAGGTCTTCAGGTCTGCACGCTGCACAGCGATACTGAAACAGGAGACGCTGCAGGTGGGTGGGCAGCGCTCCGACTTCTTTGGCCCAAACAGATGACATGCTTGGCTCACATCAACACTTTCACAAAATACTTCAAACTCCTTGGACggaccccttcttcctcctcccAAATGCATATTTTATGGCCCTCTGGGGGTGTGCATTGTGGTCTGAGAAAAATCTATAGGTTGTGCTTTTGAATCGGGACCACTGTCAATTCTTCAAGTCAGGAAGATCCTGTGGCCTGAGTGGGTGGTGGCTGGGAAAGTGCGAAATACTATTAGAGCAAAGCTCCTGGGAAAAGAGGGGAAAACATTAATACCAAAGCCAGGACCCCCCAGTTCTATCTGTGTTCCTACCTTTCCAGGATTAAAAATAACCTCAAGCATCCAAAACAAAGAAATCCCCGGCATCTCCTTGTCTCTGTGCAGGAGGCAACTCCCAGACCGCTCCGGCTGTCATGCTGGAAGAACAACAACATAGCAAGAAGTTCCACAAATGTATTGTTGTTTATCTTGAGCATGTCTTGAGCACATTCCTGACGCTCAGTTCTGTAGCTTTCCCAGCCTTTTCACAGCTGAAGGAAATGCTTCAATGCCTTCCTGAGCTGCATTACTCCGTCTTTAGAATTTGGTTTCAGGGATGCCCATGTGATGCCACATTCATCATCCTACATCAAGGTGAATCActgagatgatgccaaccctagTGTCAAATTGCTTCATATTTACTTGAGCTTAAATGACAAGTAGGAGCATCCAAGATAAAGACTTACTGACCTTGACACACTGCCATGAGGTTGATACCATGTCCTGTTTTcccctttgtgtgtgtgcacactggTGGCGTCACATGACACatgaagtttttaaaatgtattttcaagttTCATTCTTCTTCATTGTAATAGTATAGCTGttgtatgttattattttaaaattccacttaatgtatttttgataaattcATAGATCTGGACAAAAAAATTGCATTGAGTCATTGAACCTTGACACTGCTTTCATCAGATGTTGTTTTGCCAACATACTGAAAAAACTTTAGGTGCAAATACCGTTGTGTTCATTCAGCGTTAAGTCGCATTAACTGTTAACGGTTTGGATGACGTACAGATGAACATGCAGAAGCAAGAATACTTGCAAACATTCTCTTTTATGCTCGGACTGCATGCTAGACTGCTCTCGAATGCTCTGGATATGGTTGTTTGAAGAAGCTTATTTGTATGAAGCTCTATTTGTTTGAATAGCACAGGTTCAGTGTGATTCTTGTTTTACGGGAGCTCTCTTTGCCTATACCCTTAGCTGTATTGAATTATTGACCAGCTGCTTTTCTATCactaaactttcatttttggctgatgTCTTCGAACCCAGTATTTTTTTCCCCAAGGTTCATTCATATGGAGACCACATCAAGCTGGCTGGTCTTGTGAAACACTCGCTTTTCACAAACAATTAAATTCCCAAAGGATTCACATCCCACTTTCAGTCAAATAAGTTGCAAATTCCATTGCATGTTGACATGCTCCAACACATTGGACCATGGGGATCATGAGGGCATTTTGAACTTGTATCTGGCCTGCAACATTTTTTAATGACCTACTTTTCATTCCaatcactttctttcttctgaagaatacaaaagaagatattttgaagaatgtttcagctgttttggTCTACAGAGTGGAAGTTGGTGGAGTCCAAAATgacattggaccccattgaccTTCATTGTATAGACGTGTTTCACTTAGTAACAGAATAATCAGTGCAATAATATGGGACTCGTGTCTTCCATGACAGCAGGTTATAGAAGCTGTACTTGTCATAATTGTTTGTCTTAAATTAAACTCTTGAGGGAATTCAGTCTTCCGCTTTTTTATGTCCTCATTGTCCCCCTGCTGTATCCTTTGTATTGTGTGAATAAGAGATTTACAGCAGCTAAAAAGGTGTAAAGAGACCTGTCATTTAGATCAAGGCTTGCTAACAAAGAATTATGTTACGATGACATGCATTGTTCCTTTTGTGACTTTAatcactcattttttttttattcttgatcTGTACAATTATTAGTGCCATTTGTCAAGGGAATCAAGATTACAATCGCTTCCAATTAGTTATgtccagtgttgggtatagttactttggaaagtagttagttaggttacaacgttaccatcaattaaaagtaatcagttatgatacagcgttacctattcataaaagtaacgcgttagagtactcatgcgttaccaaaaattaaaagcagttcgcagcggctcacacacgacagacacagcccccggcccctttaaatgcacctagaagtcgtgactcccgacaatgaataacgtcagtcatccgacttaattaacactgcaggataacaataacaggaaagacagtcagcaatcggctattccacatggcgttttatttatttattatcacagaacatattattaatcaaaattcgcacccagcccgggtagcctaggctactgtatattatgagcaccacaagataactcctgatttttctttaactttaaataatgcagttatcaaagtacaagtatgcttacttgtaaacacaaccttaaacaggcttgcagatttaaatccatttagaaatgatgaacaaccagccagccaacgatctaacagaaattaacagctgcctgtcaaacaaaaatgataacaaaccgaccgaattaaatccttcactgccacacaggcaaatgacaaatcgcttaatagccgaactaattattattaaagtgtcactcacagagtgtgcattttaccgttatgttcttttctttttcgttgacaaattgaaaataatgtgcgtacttccataaaccaaacgctgtcctctctgccatcttgccggagttcgaaaaaaaaaaacccacacacacacacacacacagggtcaggcgcagggcacagacgtatcacagccattgactttacgatcacagagcttcggctccgctgatacatccgcaggtggcacagtagacctaggcctactgtctgacaaaaagcaggctgcagtcgggattttcctttccttaaaataacggattacttttttaaaaaaataacgaagttactgattacttccgcacgaaactaacgcgttaagttacacatttcaggaaaaaagtaattagagtactctaacgcgttactttgtaacgcgttacccacaacactggttATGTCATTATGAGTGCTGCTGTAACCCTATTTCTTTGGGAGTATGTTGCAAAAAGGCAAAGAGACTTCAAAATAAATCCACTCTGTGTTCCTGCAGGTACCACCTAGTGAAGCTCCTGGAGAAGTTTGGCAAAGTGCAGCAGTTTGACTTCCTGTTCCACAAGTCCGGTCCGCTGGAGGGCCAGCCGAGAGGATACTGCTTTGTCAACTTCCACACCAAAGAGGTTCGGTCCATTCTCCTTTACAACACTTGAGAATTAACAACCCGAACGGCCGAAGGAAGTCTCAGTTTTGATGCAGTAATGATACGCAAGTCTTTAAGAGGCACCCAGACAGCTGATGCAGATAAGGAGCTGTTGGCTCTCTTGAGTGTAATATGAGGCAGTCCCAAGGGTGTTGTTGAGGGGGAAATGTGTGTTTACTGGTCTCATTCACGCCCTTCGTGAGAGCTTGGAAAACTAGTGATCCATCATCAGCCTTTATTGTTCCCTATCATTACGCCATGCTTCCAGCAACAGCCAGAAACTAGAAAgtagcaaacaaacacacacacacacaggaaggtTCAGGATCCAGACACTTCAGAGATGATCTTTGAATAAGACCATTGGAGGATTTCAAAAATAGACGTGAATAATGCACTCTTTTAATCCTGATAGTGTCAGTGGAGCATGCATGATTATTAAAAAGCTTAACATTTGTGATCATCCGTGTTTTCTGTCCATCACAGGAGGCTGAACGGGCTATTCAGTGTCTGAATGGAAAACTGGCACTTTCTAAGAAGTTAGTGGTGCGCTGGGCTCACGCTCAGGTAAAGGTGGGTGTCACGTAAATTTTGGTCTCTTTGCTAAAGCAATCATCACTATAACTATTACTCATGCTATAGGTCAGAGGTTTGTTAAAATCTCTAGTAACTCATTTTGCTCCGTTTTTGGAAGagtgcaaataattatttttattaagcaatCAGCTTTTCACCTGAAAGATGATAAAACAGGACAAAATCCAAAATCCAATTTATATTTTTAGGAAGGCCATTTCTAGAGACCAGAATATCGTGGACCTTGTTCAGACTGAATTTGATGTGGGTTTCATTTTTTGTTGTGTGAAATTTTAATGGTTGAACTGATAACTTTGAGAGCAGGTTGGCTGATATAAAGCTTATAAATATATCTCcccttttaattaaaaaatagtaaataacacataatattgctcaaataaaacaaacattcattttatataaaatgtgctttgtttgaaataatttgacaattaattaaaaaaaaacatttgagcttgatttttttttttttttttaatatacactcccattcaaaagtatcttatgcttaccaagattgcattgtaaaaaaaaaataattgcagtaAAAGTTATTATGATTTAGAAAAACTATTTACTGTAATATATTTATGGTGTAATTCCCATGAtttaaagctgcattttcagcatcattcctccagtcttcaatgtcacatgatccttcagaaatcattctgatatactgattttctgtccaaaaaaaatcttatcattatcagtgttgaaaaccatttttgctgcttaatatttttgtaatcattttttacatatatttttgttgcatagaaagtttaaaagagttgaatttattagaaatataaagATTTTCTAACGTTTACAAatgtcattttgatcaatttaatgtagcaTTTCTACATGAGTGTTTAAACCCTTACTGACCCCTCATTTTTGAACGGTAGTTTATTAACACTACACAGGGTGGGTTTAAACAGGTTAGCATAGAACTTGCCATTTAAAAAGCGTCTAGAAAAGTATAAATGGTCCCATGTAGACTTGAGGGTGGGCTGTTTTGACTAAGGCCATCAAGCCCACCCAGTAACCACTCAAAACATCCTAGCAACACTCAGAGCACCTCAGCAACCACAAAGCAGCAACCTGAAAATACCTAAACATCATCGCTGTAACTTCAGTCCACCATGGACATTCAGAAATGCTTTTATTGTTGTTCAGTGGAATAACTGGGTGCCGCTACAACAAAACAGACCATAAAGATCACGGATCACACATATAGTTGAGCTATAGCGAGGGGCTCCTGAGGCTGCCCCGCTCTTTAACAATAGGCAGCTGACGCTGAGAGTGAGGAAATCCTGTATGGTTGAGAATCGGGCCCCTCCTGTGCACCCCTCTGCCCCTCCCTGTCTGAGGGGAACGGGACACGAGGCCGGGGTCAAGGTCAACAGTGCAGTGTTGTTGACATCAAGTAGCAGCAGACAGATCTGGTTCCAGGTCCTCTTGACCACCTCCACCCAACACTGTGCTCATTGTGAGGCTGCTGAATGTGTTCGACTCGCCTGGGCATCTCACTGACTAAAGGCCGTGTGTGAGTATCAGAGCACTCttcagtgctgctgtgtttataTCAGCCGTGGCCTCTGGTTCAGTGACGCTTGTCTGATCAATgtggtgtatttaaaaaaatggcttCCTCTTTATACATAGTTGTTTGGGTGGAGTATAGCTATCTAaaggaaaataaacaaaagtgAAATGATTGTAACCTAAAGTAAAGGATCAGAAACAGGCTGTTAGAACGTTGCTTTATGGTTTTCTGTGTTTAAAAAGATTGAATTTTACAAAAGGAGAAATCAAAGTTGATCCTGTTTACTTGGCTAAAATAAATACTAAGTAAAGTAAATTtgtactgtttttatatatatacatacacacacacacacacacacacacagtatataatgAAGCAGTTGTGCTGATGTCCGAATATCGGATGAATCAAATTGAATGAAAAGACATTTgtcaattgttttttattattattattaatagcatgTGTATTTTTGCCCTGCTGGCAAAATCAATCATGCATGTTCATTCctttaattatttaacaaaacgttacaactaaacaaaatgctttttttcaTTGTAAAGCTTATCAAAATATTACCTGAGAAAACATAATTCTGAAAatgaactgtttatttttttagtaaagcATTCAACTTCAAATGCTGTGGCCTCCtgatttttaatatttggataagctaaattaattaaatataatgtgtTCTTTTTTCATAAGATGGTTGTATAATAGGGTTGTGAAAACATGTTCCTGCTTTCAAAGGGGAGTGTCAGTATGATATTTTGGTCCTGttttatcgtcccccaggtctGATTGTTTCTAAAAGCAATAGCACCGCTCATAATGATCAATTAATGTACAGTAGTTACACACCAAATTTTACTTTGGTTTAGGAATTCGGAACGGCAAGCATTTCTCATCATTAGTATTCAAACAAAATCGATGCCAGCAGATAAATATCCCCATCCTAAAAAGAAAATAGTCCCAGCCCGCACTCTTTGAAATATAATATTCAGTTTAATTCAATAAATGTGTCTCATCATGGAACTGAAATGCATTTTGAAGGCAGCTTCATATTGTCTTCAATTGCGTTTCGATACATTATAGAATCCAAGGGTTGgagaaatattttcttaaaatgtaaagttGTTTGTTAAAATAGGTGGTGACATATTTAGgagttttatacaaataaaaaaaaaagtgtcttcacCAGTAGTAAAACATTTTCTGTTCTCTCGTCTAATCTCTGTGTTTTTATTCCCCACAGATTCCCATGAGCTATCATCATCCTTATGGTCGCAGGGGTTGTTGGATGGACGTTTTTGACTGGAATGAATGTTTATGACGTTGCATAGCCCAACTTTTCCCACACTATTCCAAGGGAGCATATGACTAATAAGAAGCCaactctttgtttttgtttttttcttctggtcTCTAATGCAACCAAATGAATTTAAGTCACTAAAGACCCAAAGTTAGACAGCCTCTCAGTGGATGTTGTCTCAGTCTTATATCCATccttgtgcgtgtgtgtttgttgtcTTTCAGAAGTTCGAACCCTTCAGAGGGGACAAAAATCTGCCTGCCAGTTTAGAGCCTTCATCCAGTGAAGCAGACGAGCTGCCAACCACATTGAGGTTCGGGACATTACCACTCGAAAACTCTTTTCGTTTTCTTCCATGTTTCGAATTTCTCCTGGTCACTTTCCTTTCGTTTTTGGTTTTTGTTCTCAACCATTCCCTTTCCATTGACGAAAGTGACCCGTTTGGACTGGATAAGAAGGTTAatgctcttttcttttctctcgCTTCCCTTTCCTCTACGGTTTAAAGCGTTAACGCAAAGATCCGTGCCATCGAAGCCAAGCTGCAGATGATGGAAGAAAACCCAGATGACAATACCAGCCCATCTGCATACATCTACAACAAACCCCCTGAAAAGAGAGACAAAAGGTCCCAGCCCTACCACAAGCCATTCCGCAGATTCAGGAGATGACCTCTCCAACAACTGGCCAAGTGTCTCTGCACTGAGCGGACTGTGAGATGTGCTCTTGTCTCTTGGCCAGTGTGAGACTGTAATGTATTATGAGACGAGAGTGTCCAAGACCTTCGATTGCTAGTGCTGTTCTGTTTTTCAGCCAGCGGAGGAGGCTTTTTACTGTGAAAGTCAGCTAATGTAAGCAAAACGTAACCACAAAATTCTAGTGaatttagtttttcctttttcGAGTGTTGCTGTTACCCAAGTAATTTCAGTTCTTcgggtcttaaagggatagttcagtcgAAAGATGACAGTTCTTTCATAATTTACTCGCCGTCAGAGGATATTGGAAGTGGAA includes these proteins:
- the LOC128021415 gene encoding probable RNA-binding protein 18, with translation MQSAAATVENASILSGGSAQDGHRLWIGNIDPKITEYHLVKLLEKFGKVQQFDFLFHKSGPLEGQPRGYCFVNFHTKEEAERAIQCLNGKLALSKKLVVRWAHAQKFEPFRGDKNLPASLEPSSSEADELPTTLSVNAKIRAIEAKLQMMEENPDDNTSPSAYIYNKPPEKRDKRSQPYHKPFRRFRR